One window of the Cryptococcus gattii WM276 chromosome E, complete sequence genome contains the following:
- a CDS encoding Transferase, putative (Similar to TIGR gene model, INSD accession AAW43408.1) yields the protein MSHLPTEVPMLRLSYNDIHKAIQDTAVEIKKEFAPTLFIAIGGGGFIPARILRTQLKNDVNGKKRNIPIQAVGLVLYEDMGGVEEKVGAEVVRTQWLDFSTLGDNFTHGGLLGRRILIVDEVDDTRTTLMYLVKELQRDINKQLEDVKDEVERERLRAETKLGVFVVHNKLKPKAGTLPDDVAYFSAVDTPDVWLAYPWECDGDIDAHDALRSDNPKI from the exons ATGTCCCATCTCCCCACTGAAGTTCCTAT GCTCCGATTGAGCTACAATGATATCCACAAGGCTATCCAAGACACCGCCGTCGAGATCAAGAAGGAGTTTG CTCCTACATTGTTTATCGCTATCGGTGGAGGCGGGTTCATTCCCGCCCGTATCTTGCGTACCCAGCTGAAAAACGACGTaaatgggaagaagaggaacaTTCCTATCCAGGCTGTGGGTCTGGTGCTTTACGAGGATATGGGTGGT GTTGAAGAGAAAGTCGGCGCTGAAGTTGTCCGCACCCAATGGCTCGACTTTTCCACTCTCGGCGACAACTTTACCCACGGCGGTCTTCTCGGTCGACGGATTCTTATTGTCGACGAAGTTGACGATACCCGTACGACGTTGATGTACTTGGTGAAAGAGCTGCAGAGGGATATCAACAAACAGCTTGAGGATGTGAAAGATGAGgtggagagggagagatTGAGGGCGGAGACAAAGTTGGGTGTTTTTGTGGTTCACAACAA ACTCAAACCCAAAGCCGGTACCCTTCCTGACGACGTCGCCTACTTTTCCGCTGTTGACACCCCCGACGTCTGGCTCGCCTACCCTTGGGAGTGTGATGGCGATATCGATGCGCACGATGCGTTGAGGTCTGATAACCCCAAGATCTAG